A window from Parambassis ranga chromosome 13, fParRan2.1, whole genome shotgun sequence encodes these proteins:
- the barx2 gene encoding homeobox protein BarH-like 2: protein MHCQAELRLSSPGQLKAARRRYKTFMIDEILSKETCDYFEKLSLYSMCPSLIVRPKPLHSCSGSSSLRAYPLLSVITRQPPNLPPHLPQPSSPGAIPSQLPLLSPQHPRASEPSPSQTPLSISSESDTERSTPRLKKPRRSRTIFTELQLMGLEKKFQKQKYLSTPDRLDLAQSLGLTQLQVKTWYQNRRMKWKKMVLKGGHEAPTKPKGRPKKNSIPTTEEIEAEERRLKIEEEERMRRVTKEGGLAHAGEASQLEPQDLSTESHRSAEAMEGSERELPLLVSETHAAS, encoded by the exons ATGCACTGTCAAGCCGAGCTGAGGCTCTCCTCCCCCGGGCAGCTGAAGGCTGCCAGGCGGCGCTACAAGACTTTCATGATCGACGAGATCCTGTCCAAGGAGACTTGTGATTATTTTGAGAAACTTTCTCTCTACTCGATGTGCCCATCTCTCATCGTTCGACCAAAGCCTCTTCATTCATGTTCGG GCTCCTCGTCACTACGTGCCTACCCGCTCCTCTCAGTGATCACGCGGCAGCCACCCAACCtgcccccccacctccctcagCCATCCTCCCCGGGCGCGATCCCCTCGCAGCTGCCCTTGCTCTCCCCACAGCATCCGCGAGCCTCCGAGCCCTCGCCCAGCCAGACACCCCTCAGCATCAGCAGCGAGTCGGACACGGAGCGCAGCACGCCTCGCCTGAAGAAGCCGCGTCGCAGCCGCACCATCTTCACTGAGCTACAGCTGATGGGCCTGGAGAAGAAGTTTCAGAAGCAGAAGTACCTGTCCACACCTGACAG gttAGACCTGGCGCAGTCGCTTGGCCTCACACAGCTTCAGGTCAAGACATGGTACCAGAACAGGCGTATGAAATGGAAGAAGATG GTGCTCAAAGGAGGTCATGAGGCCCCAACAAAGCCCAAGGGAAGACCCAAGAAGAACTCTATTCCCACCACAGAGGAAATAGAGGCTGAAGAGCGGAGACTGAAGatcgaggaggaggagaggatgagaagGGTGACCAAGGAAGGAGGGCTGGCTCACGCAGGAGAAGCATCTCAGCTGGAACCTCAAGATCTCAGTACAGAATCTCACCGCTCAGCAGAGGCGATGGAGGGATCTGAGCGAGAGCTGCCACTCCTCGTGTCAGAAACTCACGCAGCCAGCTAA